TAGGGGACCCTCGGGTTGGTCGGCACAACGGTGTTCAAGGTCTTGTCCGACCGCTGCGGATCGTCATGGCACAGCACCGCAGGGGGGCGTTCGCGGCAATTCTGAGGCAGGTAGGAGAGCAGGGCCTTGACACGGTCAAGGGCGGCCTGGTCGGAGTCTTCCGCAAAATGGGCGACGCCGCTCCGGGTGTTGTGGGTCATGGCTCCACCCAACTCTTCCGGCGTCACCTCTTCGGATGTCACGGCCTTGATCACCTGGGGCCCGGTAATGAACATATTGCTGGTCTTCTTGACCATGACGACGAAATCGGTCAACGCCGGCGAATAAACAGCCCCCCCGGCGCAGGGCCCCATGATGACGGATATCTGCGGTATCACCCCAGAGGCCCAGACGTTGCGCTTGAAGATTTCCCCGTAGCTGCCCAGGCTGACGACCCCTTCCTGGATGCGCGCACCGCCCGAATCGTTCAGTCCGATGACCGGAGCGCCGTTTTTCAGGGCAAGGTCCATGATCTTACAGACCTTTTCCCCGAAAGGTCCGCTCAACGACCCTCCGAAGACCGTAAAATCCTGCGAAAAGACAAAGACGAGTCTGCCGCCAATCCTGCCGAAGCCTGTCACCACGCCGTCACCGGGGATCTTTTTCTTGTCCATACCGAAATCGTGGCAGCGATGGACAACAAATTTATCCAATTCCTGGAAGGAGCCCGCGTCAAGGAGATACGCAATGCGCTCCCTCGCGGTCATTTTCCCCCTTGCGTGCTGTTCTTCGATGCGCTTCAGCCCGCCGCCCAACTCGGCCTCAGAGTTCCGTCGCTCGAGCTCCTTGATTTTGTCTGCTATCTCCATCAGTCGCCCCAATGAATCTCGATCACAGCATCAAGTCTTATTTACGGCCCTCTGGACGGGCAACGCTCGTCTTTTGTCAATGGTTCAAGGCATATGCAGATCTAAGCGTGGCTATTCGATGACCACCAGAACGGTACCGGCCTCGACTGCGTCGCCTTTCTTGCACTTAACCTCCTTCACGGTCCCGCTCGACTCCGCGACCACTGGAAGCTCCATCTTCATCGCCTCGATGATCACGACCTCATCGCCTTCATTCACCGCGTCGCCGGGTTTGACTTTGACTTCCCAGACATTTCCGCCCATGGGAGCAGCTACTTCACTCATTTCAATCTACCTCCTCGTTAAACATGATTGACTCATCTCTGTCCAATTCAACAGAAACATACCTCCCGCGTACCACCCGCCTCATGTGGCACCCTTCTGCCGTGCAGGGGCGGCCGCGACCAACGATGCAACTCAAAGCACATAAGATTTCAATCTTTTGATCCATTTCATAAAGCCGTCATATAACATCGAACAGACACCCCTTGTCAAGTACAATGTCGCTGCCGCGCCGCGCCCGGGAGGGCGGCGGATGGCTCCCGTGCCCCTCCCTGACGATCATCGCGCCGGCCTCGGGATGACAGCGGGCACTGGTGGAGCAACCCCCTGCGACAGACCGCTTGACACAGGCCTTTACTTTTTCTAGTTTCCTCTCAGAAAAGAACTTTTCGATCCAACGTGCGACAGCCGGCGGGGATACAGCCGGCCAGAAATGAGGGTGGCATGCCGGCATTCCGATGGGTGGCTGAAACGAGCAGGGGAAAAACGATCCGGGGAGAAATCGAGGCGGTGGATGAAAAGATCGCCCGGCGGCAGCTGAAAAGGCGCAACCTGACCCCTGTCAAGATCAAACCTAAACCCAAGGATTTATTTGAAAACCTATCGTTCCTGCAGCCGAAGGTAAAAGCCAAGGATCTCGTGATTTTCACACGGCAGTTTTCCACGCTGCTCGATTCCGGCCTTCCCCTGGCGCAGAGCCTCGCGCTTCTGACCGAACAGACAAGCCATAAAACCCTCAAGGGCATCCTCAAACAGATCGGCAACGATGTCGGAGGCGGCCTGAGCCTTGCCGAGGCGTTCAAAAAGCACCCCAGGATCTTCAACAGCCTCTATGTCAACCTCATAGCCGCGGGGGAAACGGGGGGCGTCCTGG
The DNA window shown above is from Desulfatiglans anilini DSM 4660 and carries:
- a CDS encoding biotin/lipoyl-binding carrier protein, which produces MSEVAAPMGGNVWEVKVKPGDAVNEGDEVVIIEAMKMELPVVAESSGTVKEVKCKKGDAVEAGTVLVVIE
- a CDS encoding acyl-CoA carboxylase subunit beta — translated: MEIADKIKELERRNSEAELGGGLKRIEEQHARGKMTARERIAYLLDAGSFQELDKFVVHRCHDFGMDKKKIPGDGVVTGFGRIGGRLVFVFSQDFTVFGGSLSGPFGEKVCKIMDLALKNGAPVIGLNDSGGARIQEGVVSLGSYGEIFKRNVWASGVIPQISVIMGPCAGGAVYSPALTDFVVMVKKTSNMFITGPQVIKAVTSEEVTPEELGGAMTHNTRSGVAHFAEDSDQAALDRVKALLSYLPQNCRERPPAVLCHDDPQRSDKTLNTVVPTNPRVPYDMNKIIVNVLDDHEFMEVQQHYARNMVVGFGRLNGEVVGVVANQPMFLAGCLDIDASMKCARFVRTCDAFNIPLLTFVDVPGFLPGTAQEYGGIIKHGAKIIYAYCEATVPKITVVTRKAYGGAYDVMSSKHHGGDMNFAYPTAEIAVMGPEGAVNIIFRKEIAESDDPESTRARLVDAYRNNFASPFKAAELGYIDQIIFPENTRPRLIQALEMLRTKREQHPERRHGNVPL